The window TGTTCCGCATTTCCCGCAAGCTGCGCGCCGAGCTCAATCCGCAATAACGAAGCAGTCCGGGCTTTCCCTGACCAACCGCTGCCTGGCCGACTCTGCGTCGGTCAGGCTGGGGAAGGCCCCGACCTGCACCCGCCAGTACGTCGTTCCGTTCAGCTCCCCCCGGGCCACCCTGGTGCCGGGAAATCCCCTGGCCGCGAGCTTGTTCCTGAGGTTGCGGGCATTGGCCTCGACCACGAAGGCCCCGTATTGCACGAAGAACGGGCCGACATACTGGATGCGCTCGCCCGGGATGGTTTCGAGACGGACCCTGGCCGTGCCCGGGCCCACCACGCCCAGGGCGCTGGCCGCCGCGTAGGACAGGTCGATGACCCGGTTGTTCACGAAGGGACCGCGATCGTTGATGCGCACTTCGGCCACCCGCCCGTTGTCCAGATTCCTGACCATGACCTTGGTGTGCATGGGCAGGATGCGGTGTGCCGCCGTCATCTGATACATGTCGTACCATTCCCCGTTGGCCGTCTTCTTGCCGTGGAAATCCGGCCCGTACCAGGAGGCCACGCCCGTCTCCGCATAGCCCTCCGCCGAGCCCAAGGGGTAGTACGTCTGCCCCATGACCGTGTAGGGCTTGTACGTGCCGCCCTTGCCCGCGGGCGCCTTCTGGCCCGGGGGGGGCGGTGCGCTGCTGGCACCGGGCACGTACTTGGAGCCGCAGCCGGCCAGGCTCATCACAACCATGCACAAAAAGACCACCAGCACGCATGCGCGGAAACCGCGCCCCGAGCCAAACGCCATCACACGTCCGCCTCGGTCATCTTCAGTTCGATCTCGCCCTCCGCGCCGGCCAGAAGTTCGCGAAGCCGGACGGAATCCACGGTCGAACCGTTCCAGGAGCATTGATAGCCGTCCAGGGCGATGTCCGCATCGTCAAGATACTCCAACAGGAAGCTGGCCGGCACGATGA is drawn from Desulfomicrobium escambiense DSM 10707 and contains these coding sequences:
- a CDS encoding septal ring lytic transglycosylase RlpA family protein, coding for MAFGSGRGFRACVLVVFLCMVVMSLAGCGSKYVPGASSAPPPPGQKAPAGKGGTYKPYTVMGQTYYPLGSAEGYAETGVASWYGPDFHGKKTANGEWYDMYQMTAAHRILPMHTKVMVRNLDNGRVAEVRINDRGPFVNNRVIDLSYAAASALGVVGPGTARVRLETIPGERIQYVGPFFVQYGAFVVEANARNLRNKLAARGFPGTRVARGELNGTTYWRVQVGAFPSLTDAESARQRLVRESPDCFVIAD